GGTTCCGCCCTTGATTATAACAAATAGAAATATGTGTTCATCTATAACAAGAATAATAGATACAAATATTCTTAATCAATCATATTGGTGTttgacaaatttcaaaaaagtatGATTCTCTAGTTAGgctttatgtatttttttttctatgacCTATTAAAGAAGATGAACTTACGTGTTGACCTGTTTCGCATATAAATTAAGTGAAATAACAGAAAAATAGTAATTAGAATTACTAAATTAGTAATTCAATTTAAAGCATTTgaatttttgtttaattaaatcataatgcctttgttgttgtaataccaacataaataaatacttgTAAAATGAGATGGAGGAATTGTGATAGTACagtactatttttctttttgcaaaTAATATAGTACTACTGAGTactgatttataaatttaaattttatgtattaaaaagtaacttcattATGCAGAAGTGTACCACTTTGTTAGCTTTATTTTAAGTATTAATTATTGAAACAAATAGGCGCTTGAACAAATTAAAACTTTAGGTGGAATATATCTCGGGCATAAATTTGTTAGTAAATTTCATTTAGATATTTGGGCTATGACACATTTCAATCGAATACGTGTTTCTATATCAGACACTTTTagctcaatttttttgtgtattctCAAACTCCTATTATGTAAATAAGTTATTCACATAAAATATATTGAACTGAAATTCACATATCTATTTTAGTACTCTAGTTATTaacttaaaaatgaaaaaatgaaatccAAATTGATTGAAAAAAGAATGGCGTTAATTGAAATCCACACCTAATAGTTTGAGGAGTTGATTAGATTCGAGTTGAAGCCCTGCTTTGAAAAAGTGGACTTGTCAATAGAAAATCTATtaagtaaatatttataaatatgtaaatataaattcaattataatattattgaattttaacttattattataaaatatataaattataaattatgaatCAAACTCTAACTTGATGTGTGATTCAATTCTTCAATTCACCATGTGAAAGATAGTGACAGTTTGAGGATCGAGGAGAGGTACCTATAGAtcttataattaatgataaaaaattatttgtaactCGATTTATAGTGcggggaggggggagggggtggTCTATATCTGATCAATCAATAGATGcatgataaatatataaagaGGATATATAAAGAGGTAGAGATAAGAGTGTAGGAAGCGGGTTCAATAGAGCTCATCAATAGACTATAATTGCTAAAAACACACAAgtaatttataaaaatcaataaagaaaCCCCATTTCACAACTCAACAGGTGTGATCGACTTTAATTCCCACAATAACCAAGTCAAGTTATAAGGTTTCGTTTTTGAGTTGGGAATTCGAATTTAACCGAATCCCAATGTGAATATCGgatgaaaaatacataaaaattcaAGTCTTTGAGCCTATTTAGATAGGCTTATGAATTATAAGTCAAGAAGTcataataaaaatatctaaCTAATGACTTTcaacttatttttgttattttggcttACAAAGAAAGTGATTAATAgtactttatttcattttagcCAAAAGCTACAAAATTGTTTGAAAAGCTACCcctattttaactttaaaacacttaaaataagcGATCCAAACATGCTCAAACCTCTTTTATGATTGGCTTATCAcctatattaattatataaagggaaaaaactcaaatatgccattgaactttgagaaaaggcttatttatgtcatccgttaaaagttttgactcatttatgacattttcgtttgagaaaaTGCTCATTCGCCACTACTTAGCTAACTGAACACAATTTCAGTTtcacaaaatcattttttacacgtggTTAATTATGATTCGACCACGTCATTaactaaatcattttttaaagggaaaaactCAAATAGgtcatcaaactttgagaaaagctCCTCTATGCCCTCCGTTGAAAATTTAGCTCATCTTTGCCATTTCAGTAAATATATATTGGCATGaatgaggtttttttttttcgaatgaTAACAACAGATAAGTCAACTTTTAACGaatgacataaatattttttttaaaaagttcgacgacatatttgaattttttcccCGGTTTTTTAAATATACAAGTGCTAACTCAATTGCTTAGTGGCTATGCTGTGAAGCAcctgaataaaaaaaaagtacatataATCCAAAACTTTACAACAAGAAAACACCTCCAAatgaccaaaaagaaaacttgtGTACTTTTTTCAACCGAAAGAACATAGTAGagagttataaaaaaaaaatgtagcaaGAATTCTACATATAAgctataaagaaaaaaaaggcaaaCTTTCAAGANGTTTTTTTTTTGAACGATAACGATAGATAAGTCAACTTTTAACgaataacataaatatttttttaaaaaaagttcgACGACATAGTTGAATCTTTTCCCCGGTTTTTTAAATATACAAGTGCTAACTCAATTGCTTAGTGGCTATGCTGTGAAGCAcctgaataaaaaaaaagtacatataATCCAAAACTTTACAACAAGAAAACACCTCCAAatgaccaaaaagaaaacttgtGTACTTTTTTCAACCGAAAGAACATAGTAGagagttataaaaaaaaaatgtagcaaGAATTCTACATATAAgctataaagaaaaaaaaggcaaaCTTTCAAGAAAATGAAACAAAGGATTTGTTTTCAATCATTGGAATTAAATTGGCTGTCTCATTAATGTAAGTTCATTGCAACATTTCTCTCTTAGTTTTCTTTCATTTTGGgtgattttattgaaattttactCTAGTGTGtttgtttcatgtttttgaACTTATAAAGGTTCgatactttaatattttttcatggAGTTTGAAATAGATATGCGATGAGAGAAATAATGTTAAAGGAGTATTTCAATAATGGTACCTCGTGATAAAAGCGAGGTACCATCATTGTTCTTTCACTTATTGTACCTCTTTAAACTCGGTATGGAAGTTTTgaatttatacatttaaaacTTCATGATTGCGTCCATGAGTTCAAACaatccaaaattttcatttcattttgtttgatctacctttctttttaatattttttaaaaaaacgattcttttcttttttagtgattctttaatttcaaatttcatatgatATGTTTAAAACTACAATATTAATaaacattttgatatatttgacatatttttaatttaagactataaaattcaaaagttttctttatttttttaaacatcgTGTTAAGTCAAAATaagtcaaacaaattgaaacggaacCGTGGAAATAACTTCCAACTTGAACTACCATTCAGAATGTAAATTTGAGATACACATGGAAGTTGTTCAACTGTAAAGCACTAATCAAATCTATGCTTTCTAGTGGGAAAATATTCTCCAATCTTCTTTTTTCTGAAGAAGCTTTTTGTAACTTTTTGCTTTTTAGTGTTTTGTGCTGTCTTTTGGATTCCTCACACACAGTTAATATAAACTTTGAAGTGCatataggaaaaaaaaacacttttttttcatAAGTGGATgtgtatttttatcattatcaaAGATTATCCTAATATGCCACTTAATTAGACAAATACTAATGGACCTGCCTGCTAATTATATTAAATGTGTACTACTTATTCTAAATGCCCCTTTAGCAATGGTAATGGTAAGGTTGTTTCTGTATTACCTATAGATTCGAGCTTCGAGTCGTGTTCTTTAGTCATTCACATTTGTGTCAGGATAAGTTGTCTATATCACACCTTCTAAGGATCTGGTCCTTTCCTGAACCTACGTGAACGTGGAATACTTTCTGCACTGAGCTGCCAAACTATAGTATAGTATATCACATATATAACACTAATACAGTAAGTTTCTTGATACATAAACTAGTTCAATCTTCTCTGTTTTGTTAGTATGTGGTTTCTCAAAAGTGGTCTCTTCTACTAAGTACTCTTCCTTTACAGCTATATAATTTTGTGAGGATGaaaaattcttcaagaatcatTCTCACATAGTTGAAatgctttttttttatgttaatatgACTAGGAGGAGAGGATCCGCGAGACTATAGAAGACGTTGGATTTCAGGCTAATAagttgagtgaagaagagatgCATCATGAGAAGTCCTCACAAGTATGCAGGATTCAAGTGAATGGAATGACTTGTACTTCATGCTCCACAACTCTTGAATCAGCATTGCAGGTAATCCCTGGTGTACAAAAAGCACGAGTCGCGTTAGCAACTCAAGAAGCTGAAATCTGTTATGATCCAAAAATAGTTGAGTGTAATCAGTTGTTGGAAGCTATTGGAAATACAGGATTTGAAGGCATATTGATTAGTACAGGAGGAGATAGTAGTCAAATACTGCTTAAAGTTGATGGAGTTGACACTGAGAATTGTGCTAAACTGATACAGAATTCCCTTCTTGCAATACAAGGAGTTCAAGAAATAGACTTTGACCTGCAGCTCAAGAAGTTATCGGTCTCTTATACAGCAGATGTAACAGGACCTAGAGACTTTATTCGCGCTATTGAATCAACTGAATCAGGATGTTTCAAGGCATGTATATTTCCTCAgggaagagaaagagaagaacaTAGACAACACGAAATCAGGCAATATCATAAAGCGTTTATTTGGAGTTTAGTATTTACAATTCCTGTGTTTTTTACTTCCATGGTGTTTATGTACATTCCTGGTCTGAAAAATGTTTTGGAAACTAAGGTTGCCAACATGCTAACAGTCGGACAGGTTCTGAGATGGGCATTGTCTACACCGGTACAGTTCATCATTGGTCGAAAATTCTATGTTGGTGCTTATATTTCCTTAAGCCATGGTTATGCTAACATGGATGTTCTTATTGCATTAGGAACAAATGCAGCATATTTTTATTCAGTCTATTCTGTACTAAGAGCTGCTACTTCTCCAACTTTCAAAGCCAGTGACTTTTTCGAGACTAGCTCGATGCTTATCTCGTTCATTCTACTAGGAAAATATTTGGAAGTTTTGGCTAGAGGAAAGACATCTGAGGCCATTGCCAAGCTTATGGATTTAGCCCCAAAGACTGCAACACTGCTAACTCTAGATGACAAAGGCAATGTGGTGAATGAGGAAGAAGTTGATAGCCAATTGATACAAAAGAACGACGTGATTAAAACCATTCCAGGCTCGAAAGTAGCCTGTGATGGTCTTGTCATCTGGGGACAAAGCCATATAAATGAAAGCATGATAACAGGAGAATCTCATCCGGTCACTAGAAAGACGGGTGACATGGTGATTGGAGGGACTTTGAATGAGAATGGGGTGTTACACATCAAGGCAACAAGGGTTGGGTCAGAAACTGCTCTATCACAGATTGTTCGGTTGGTTGAATCAGCACAAATGGCTAAAGCTCCTGTGCAAAGATTTGCTGATCACATTTCCAAATACTTTGTGCCTATTGTGAGATTAAGCACCCCTTACATGTTCATTGTTGTcaatatgtgtgtgtatatatataactaaccAACCTTAGCTGAAAATTAGTGATTAATTCTGATTTCTCAGGTCATTGCTCTCTCATTTTGTACTTGGGTTTCTTGGTTTTTAGCTGGAACTTTTAATGCTTATCCAAGAACTTGGATTCCTTCTTCCATGGATAGCTTTGAGCTTGCCCTGCAGTTTGGCATTTCTGTCATGGTGGTAGCTTGCCCCTGTGCACTCGGCCTAGCTACTCCCACAGCTGTTATGGTTGGTACTGGTGTTGGTGCTTCCCTCGGTGTCCTTATTAAAGGTGGTCAGGCATTGGAAAGTGCACAAGAGGTCTGACTTCAAACTCACTCTTCTTTTTAACAAATCCAAATTTTGTTAATGAACTTGTGGTGAACTGTTTCATTCTACAGGTAAACTGTATAGTTTTTGACAAGACTGGCACTCTTACTATTGGCAAGCCTATGGTTGTTAATACTAGGATTTTCAAAACTATGGTACCTCAAGAATTTTATGAACTTATTGCTGCTGCTGAGGTAGGATATTATCTTGTTTATGATTCTTCATCAGAAAGATCAATTTATACCCTTAACAAAACGAGTTAATTTCTCAGACGATCACTCAAAACTAGTTTAAGTGTCTTGTACTGCATTTTAAATTGACAGGGAAATAGTGATCACCCCTTAGCCAAAGCAATTGTTGAGTACGCGAAAAAATTAAGAGGAAGTGAGGAGAACCTTGCCTGGCCTGAAGCCTCGGACTTCGAGTCGATAACTGGCCATGGTGTGAAAGCTGTCATCTGTAACAAAGAAGTGATTTTGGGGAATAAAAGCTTGATGGTGGAGCAAGGCATTGCCATTCCAGTTGAAGCTGAAGAAGCATTAGCAGAAACAGAAGGACAGGCTCAAACCGGCATACTTGTATCTATCGATAAAGAGCTGATTGGTGTTCTTTCTGTTTCTGACCTGTTGAAGCCAGAGGCTCCAGAAGTCATCTCCATTCTCAAATCAATGAACGTTGAGAGCATGATAGTAACAGGTGACAACTGGGGAACAGCAAATGCCATAGCCAAGCAAGTTGGAATTGAGAGGAAAAATGTTGTTGCAGAAGCCAAACCTGAACAGAAAGCTGAAAAAGTGAAGGAACTACAGGTAGGAACTTGTTCAATTCTGTtagaattttatgaatttgcaCGGGCGCGACACACAGACACAGACATATACagtttaaagttaaaatgaGCGTAAGACGCGTCATAAACTATAGGCTTTGATGTGtaataatttcattttcttcacaTGATTCATCTGTTCCATTTTAGTACACAGGATTTAGGAAAAGTTGTGGCAATGGTAGGAGATGGAGTTAATGACTCACCGGCACTTGTGGCTGCTGATGTAGGAATAGCAATTGGTGCAGGCACAGATATAGCAATCGAGGCAGCTGACATTGTTCTTATGAAAAGCAGCTTGAAAGATGTAATAACAGCAATCGATCTTTCTAAGAAAACATTCCGGAGAATCCATCTCAACTACTTCTGGGCTTTGGGATATAATCTCCTCGGCATCCCAATTGCTGCTGGCGTCCTGTTCCCATCTACTCATTTCCGCTTACCACCATGGATTGCCGGGGCTGCAATGGCTGCCTCTTCAGTCAGTGTAGTTTGCAGCTCTCTTCTGCTGAAAAACTACAAGAAACCTAAGAAACTGAATACTCTTGACTTACAAGGTATCACAGTTGAGTAATTCTTGGCTGTTAACTTAGCAGTTAACAAAACTGTCTAAATTTTTGTCCACTGGGAGAAAAGATAACAGTCAATGGATTATTTACTGGTAAAACATGCTCTTCATGTACTTTATGAGTATCTTCAACTAATACGTTGTAAAGTACCTGAAGTTATAGGAAATAAGGAAATACACCGGACAGACGCTAGAAATAGTTCACCTTGCAAGTGACATTCATAGATAATATTCAAAACTTATATATTCAATACAGTGTAGAAATAACAGATGTATAAGGGACTCTCGACTAGTCTTGTTACATATTTTGTGGACTAGGATTATCAATTGAACACTTATTTTATAAGTACATATAcgtaaaagaaaatgaataaggaaagtttggATCAGAATTCTTCTTCCTGTATCAGCTTTCACATGCACACTGTTTATCCCGTGATCTGCCATGGTGCATGGTGATACTGAGAGCACGATGTAGCCACCTGACTCCTAATTGCTTTCTCACATCTTCGAATGAAATTCAGGTTTTATGCTCGATTGAGGAATGCTACTTCCTACATCATATCTTTGCTTATAGAACTTCTGTTTAGCTTTGAAGAGGATCACATGTACCTCTTGGAAATGAGGTTCCATGGCATTCTTTGCGTCATCAATCCACTTCAAAACTCTCTTGTATGGGCCTATTATCCGCTCACGATCCTTCTCATCCAAAATCTGAATTCATCACATCCAAAAGCTAAATTCATCAGAAAAGAAGTTTCTAGAAGACCTCAGAAACAAGTATATTCCTCCAAGTCAACTCAAGTGGTAGTCGAAAATCATCACTTTAATATCAGCTATACTAGTAAAGACAATACATGTCAAAGCAAAAAGACTCATCTTGATAATTTATGTTCTGGATCAAGATGTAAAGCAACAGCGGCAGGAAAAAGGAAAATCTCTTTACCTCAAGTTGCATAATCTTGCACACTAAGCTAAGATCTGCAATTGAAGGTTGGCCACTCCCAAGCAAAAATCATCCTTCTCTCTGGAGCCAAACAGTCTCAATCTTTGCAAGAGATGCCAAAAAGACTTTCTCATATTTTGCTGCTGCTTTTGGATTCAATGCCAACCCAAA
This genomic stretch from Solanum stenotomum isolate F172 chromosome 10, ASM1918654v1, whole genome shotgun sequence harbors:
- the LOC125843298 gene encoding probable copper-transporting ATPase HMA5 isoform X2, with protein sequence MHHEKSSQVCRIQVNGMTCTSCSTTLESALQVIPGVQKARVALATQEAEICYDPKIVECNQLLEAIGNTGFEGILISTGGDSSQILLKVDGVDTENCAKLIQNSLLAIQGVQEIDFDLQLKKLSVSYTADVTGPRDFIRAIESTESGCFKACIFPQGREREEHRQHEIRQYHKAFIWSLVFTIPVFFTSMVFMYIPGLKNVLETKVANMLTVGQVLRWALSTPVQFIIGRKFYVGAYISLSHGYANMDVLIALGTNAAYFYSVYSVLRAATSPTFKASDFFETSSMLISFILLGKYLEVLARGKTSEAIAKLMDLAPKTATLLTLDDKGNVVNEEEVDSQLIQKNDVIKTIPGSKVACDGLVIWGQSHINESMITGESHPVTRKTGDMVIGGTLNENGVLHIKATRVGSETALSQIVRLVESAQMAKAPVQRFADHISKYFVPIVIALSFCTWVSWFLAGTFNAYPRTWIPSSMDSFELALQFGISVMVVACPCALGLATPTAVMVGTGVGASLGVLIKGGQALESAQEVNCIVFDKTGTLTIGKPMVVNTRIFKTMVPQEFYELIAAAEGNSDHPLAKAIVEYAKKLRGSEENLAWPEASDFESITGHGVKAVICNKEVILGNKSLMVEQGIAIPVEAEEALAETEGQAQTGILVSIDKELIGVLSVSDLLKPEAPEVISILKSMNVESMIVTGDNWGTANAIAKQVGIERKNVVAEAKPEQKAEKVKELQYTGFRKSCGNGRRWS
- the LOC125843298 gene encoding probable copper-transporting ATPase HMA5 isoform X1; the encoded protein is MHHEKSSQVCRIQVNGMTCTSCSTTLESALQVIPGVQKARVALATQEAEICYDPKIVECNQLLEAIGNTGFEGILISTGGDSSQILLKVDGVDTENCAKLIQNSLLAIQGVQEIDFDLQLKKLSVSYTADVTGPRDFIRAIESTESGCFKACIFPQGREREEHRQHEIRQYHKAFIWSLVFTIPVFFTSMVFMYIPGLKNVLETKVANMLTVGQVLRWALSTPVQFIIGRKFYVGAYISLSHGYANMDVLIALGTNAAYFYSVYSVLRAATSPTFKASDFFETSSMLISFILLGKYLEVLARGKTSEAIAKLMDLAPKTATLLTLDDKGNVVNEEEVDSQLIQKNDVIKTIPGSKVACDGLVIWGQSHINESMITGESHPVTRKTGDMVIGGTLNENGVLHIKATRVGSETALSQIVRLVESAQMAKAPVQRFADHISKYFVPIVIALSFCTWVSWFLAGTFNAYPRTWIPSSMDSFELALQFGISVMVVACPCALGLATPTAVMVGTGVGASLGVLIKGGQALESAQEVNCIVFDKTGTLTIGKPMVVNTRIFKTMVPQEFYELIAAAEGNSDHPLAKAIVEYAKKLRGSEENLAWPEASDFESITGHGVKAVICNKEVILGNKSLMVEQGIAIPVEAEEALAETEGQAQTGILVSIDKELIGVLSVSDLLKPEAPEVISILKSMNVESMIVTGDNWGTANAIAKQVGIERKNVVAEAKPEQKAEKVKELQDLGKVVAMVGDGVNDSPALVAADVGIAIGAGTDIAIEAADIVLMKSSLKDVITAIDLSKKTFRRIHLNYFWALGYNLLGIPIAAGVLFPSTHFRLPPWIAGAAMAASSVSVVCSSLLLKNYKKPKKLNTLDLQGITVE